A single Chloracidobacterium sp. DNA region contains:
- the mutM gene encoding bifunctional DNA-formamidopyrimidine glycosylase/DNA-(apurinic or apyrimidinic site) lyase, which yields MPELPEVELVSSSLNTLILGRTIVSAELIRQRLAPDTPVADFANALANCRVTSVGRRGKHILIGIDRSKTLIVHLRMSGRFCLVQAETEAPRFTHAIFTLDGGERLLFSDQRHFGLMKLVDTDQLAQAKEIAKLAPEPFSEEFSIDYFRRALSSSARSLKEVLLDQTKVCGLGNIYASEALFAARIDPTTPANTLGAVRVKRLYDSIKAVLHEAISHNIGRPIDPENLEGSYFSGAGSAGWYVYGREDESCTNCETPIVRLKQGGRSTFYCRRCQRK from the coding sequence ATGCCTGAGTTGCCCGAGGTCGAGCTGGTTTCATCTTCGCTCAATACGCTTATTCTGGGGCGCACGATCGTCAGTGCCGAGCTAATCCGCCAGAGACTCGCACCGGACACTCCGGTTGCGGATTTCGCCAATGCTTTGGCCAACTGCCGCGTAACCTCGGTCGGTCGGCGCGGAAAGCACATTCTCATCGGCATTGATCGATCCAAGACCCTGATAGTCCACCTTCGTATGAGCGGCCGATTCTGTCTTGTGCAGGCCGAGACAGAAGCCCCAAGATTTACGCACGCGATATTCACCCTCGACGGCGGCGAGCGGCTTTTATTTAGCGATCAGCGGCACTTTGGATTAATGAAGCTCGTCGATACCGACCAACTCGCACAAGCAAAGGAGATCGCCAAATTAGCCCCTGAACCATTTTCGGAGGAATTTTCGATCGACTATTTTCGCAGAGCGTTAAGCTCGTCCGCCAGAAGCCTGAAGGAAGTCCTGCTCGACCAAACTAAGGTATGCGGACTTGGGAATATTTACGCATCGGAGGCTCTGTTTGCCGCCCGGATCGACCCGACAACACCTGCAAATACGCTGGGGGCAGTTCGAGTTAAACGACTCTATGACAGCATTAAGGCCGTCCTGCACGAGGCGATCAGTCACAATATCGGCAGGCCGATCGATCCGGAAAACCTGGAAGGCAGCTATTTCAGCGGCGCCGGCAGTGCCGGTTGGTACGTTTACGGCCGAGAGGACGAGTCTTGCACAAATTGTGAAACGCCGATCGTCAGGCTGAAACAAGGCGGTCGTTCAACATTCTATTGCCGACGATGCCAGCGAAAGTAG
- a CDS encoding NDP-sugar synthase — MQALILAGGKGTRLRPLTVYTPKPIVPFCNRAFLLYQIENLRKAGITDITLSLSYQPDKIEHVLGNGSDYGVNLRFITEPAPLGTGGAYRFAAADIRETTVVFNGDILTDFDIGSFIRLHKELGSAATLALKPVENPSAYGLVETDSESKILRFLEKPSDDEIKRLKINTINAGIYVLEPEILDLMPLGENRSFEYDIFPEILKREMPFYADVMKDDYWRDIGTPASYLAAHMDFLNGDIRGFETEPSDRSDVATKAVIDSRSIIGSGCVIKSGARVTNSVIGPGVQIEEKAIVEDSVLWAHSRISTAAEIRGSIIGRSCHVGRNSILDAGSVIGDKSTLTDYTRV; from the coding sequence ATGCAAGCTCTAATTTTAGCAGGCGGTAAAGGCACCCGATTACGTCCGTTAACGGTCTACACGCCAAAGCCTATAGTGCCGTTCTGCAATCGGGCATTTCTTCTATACCAGATCGAGAATCTACGTAAGGCCGGCATCACGGACATCACGCTGTCGCTGAGCTATCAGCCCGACAAGATCGAGCACGTTTTGGGAAATGGTTCTGATTACGGTGTCAACCTTCGTTTTATTACGGAACCGGCGCCGCTCGGTACGGGCGGAGCTTATCGTTTTGCGGCCGCTGACATTCGCGAGACTACGGTCGTATTTAATGGTGACATACTCACCGACTTTGATATCGGGTCTTTCATAAGGCTCCACAAGGAACTCGGATCGGCGGCGACACTTGCTCTCAAGCCTGTCGAAAACCCTTCCGCTTACGGCCTTGTTGAAACCGACAGTGAATCCAAAATTCTCAGATTTTTGGAAAAGCCGAGCGACGACGAGATCAAGCGCCTCAAGATCAACACAATAAACGCCGGGATCTACGTGCTTGAGCCGGAGATACTTGACCTAATGCCGCTGGGTGAGAACCGTTCGTTCGAGTACGACATTTTCCCGGAGATACTAAAAAGGGAGATGCCGTTCTATGCCGACGTTATGAAGGATGACTACTGGCGTGACATCGGCACACCGGCTAGTTATCTGGCGGCACATATGGACTTTCTAAATGGCGACATACGTGGGTTTGAGACAGAGCCCTCGGATCGGTCAGATGTCGCCACCAAAGCCGTGATCGATTCCCGTTCGATCATCGGTTCCGGCTGTGTAATCAAGTCCGGAGCCCGCGTCACAAACTCGGTGATCGGCCCGGGCGTACAGATCGAAGAAAAGGCGATCGTCGAGGATTCTGTGCTGTGGGCACACTCACGAATTTCGACCGCGGCCGAGATCCGCGGTTCCATCATTGGCCGCAGTTGCCACGTTGGCCGTAATTCAATTTTGGATGCCGGTTCGGTTATTGGGGACAAGTCCACATTGACCGACTACACCCGAGTCTAG
- a CDS encoding tetratricopeptide repeat protein — MRNAEKFVVQGKIRAAISEYKAVVGNDPRDIGTLNMLGDLYAKNMEKREAVDCYLTVAEHYSTQGFAQKAIAIYNKISRLQPESIEVSTKLAELYKLKGSLSEARAHYTTLAEHYEKSGRRIEALSMWKQIALLDPNNTDVCINLAESYFREGHRDEAAEAYAEAGSRFSRQGLNEDAIKVLMKGHTIRPNDLRILDGLVKAYSALGRVGKAVTLLEDILAEEPYNRDVLYLLIDCHIDSQNAAGAERAVVKLVELEPANYPKLLDLIRIYLNADDVDSATRILSMSSEYLLAAGQGDECNRWITEILERDAKHLSALRLLVRYCSWVKDEQAYVVALVRLAEAAKDQGSAEDERFALSTLVAIRPLETGFAERLSVVNDENGFENEEVDTELVRAQFTEQPIDAQEDVAEVSVVEQVGFVNAGDLFDQKLESHMSGVEVERSGREDTEVPDATDYHVPLDDENVHLDPADDALFAKELESVKFYVENNYRDLAEKAIAALTEQFGDRSEIRAVSAKFAALGTVEPEVHVEAHPIGIEEMRLEFGLDDGEPRSDEDYETHFATAVAYQEMGLMEKAIREYQDAINLASPNDGSRRFFHCANLLGHCFMQNQMPSFAVTWYLRALESSELSDDEKQGLWYELALAYDAERDAANSAKYFEMVYAENVDFRDVAQRVKNIYISH, encoded by the coding sequence ATGCGAAATGCCGAGAAGTTTGTCGTTCAAGGCAAAATTCGTGCGGCGATCTCGGAATACAAAGCAGTCGTTGGCAACGACCCGAGAGATATCGGGACGCTGAATATGCTTGGCGATCTGTATGCCAAGAATATGGAAAAGCGGGAAGCTGTCGATTGCTACCTAACCGTTGCTGAGCATTACAGTACGCAAGGGTTTGCTCAAAAGGCGATAGCAATTTACAACAAGATCTCAAGGCTCCAACCGGAGTCGATCGAAGTTTCTACAAAACTTGCAGAGCTATATAAGCTAAAGGGCTCATTATCAGAGGCGCGTGCTCATTACACCACGCTCGCCGAACACTACGAGAAAAGCGGTCGGCGGATCGAGGCTCTCTCGATGTGGAAACAGATCGCATTGCTCGATCCGAACAATACGGACGTGTGTATCAACCTCGCCGAGTCGTACTTTCGCGAAGGCCACCGCGACGAGGCCGCCGAGGCATACGCCGAGGCAGGATCGCGCTTTAGTAGACAGGGCCTGAACGAAGACGCAATAAAGGTCCTGATGAAGGGCCACACTATCAGGCCAAACGATCTAAGGATATTGGACGGCCTGGTGAAAGCATATTCCGCACTCGGACGTGTTGGTAAAGCGGTCACGCTGCTTGAGGACATACTTGCCGAAGAGCCGTATAACCGCGACGTGCTATATCTGCTGATCGATTGCCACATCGACTCGCAAAATGCCGCCGGGGCGGAACGAGCCGTCGTCAAACTCGTCGAACTCGAACCGGCGAACTATCCTAAGTTACTCGATCTGATTAGGATCTATCTAAATGCCGATGATGTTGACTCAGCCACACGAATACTCTCGATGTCTTCGGAGTATCTGCTCGCGGCAGGTCAGGGTGACGAATGTAACAGATGGATCACCGAAATTCTCGAGCGTGACGCCAAACATTTGTCTGCTCTTCGACTACTTGTACGGTATTGCTCTTGGGTCAAGGACGAACAAGCCTATGTTGTAGCACTTGTAAGGCTTGCCGAGGCAGCCAAAGATCAGGGCTCCGCCGAAGATGAACGATTCGCACTCTCAACTCTCGTCGCGATCAGACCTCTGGAAACCGGGTTTGCCGAACGGCTCTCGGTGGTCAATGACGAGAACGGATTTGAGAATGAAGAAGTCGATACAGAACTGGTCCGTGCTCAATTTACCGAACAGCCCATTGATGCTCAGGAAGATGTGGCCGAGGTTTCAGTCGTCGAACAAGTTGGATTTGTGAACGCCGGCGACCTATTCGACCAAAAACTCGAAAGCCATATGAGCGGCGTCGAAGTCGAACGCTCGGGCCGCGAAGATACCGAAGTTCCTGACGCGACCGATTACCACGTCCCGCTCGACGACGAGAACGTACATCTCGATCCCGCAGATGACGCACTTTTCGCCAAAGAACTTGAGAGCGTCAAATTTTACGTCGAGAATAATTATCGTGACTTAGCAGAAAAGGCTATCGCGGCTCTGACCGAACAATTTGGCGACAGATCTGAGATCAGAGCCGTTTCCGCTAAATTCGCAGCCTTGGGAACCGTAGAACCCGAGGTTCACGTTGAGGCGCATCCGATCGGAATCGAAGAAATGCGTCTGGAGTTTGGGCTCGATGACGGAGAGCCAAGATCAGACGAAGACTACGAGACGCATTTTGCGACGGCGGTCGCCTATCAAGAGATGGGCCTGATGGAGAAAGCGATCCGTGAATATCAGGACGCGATAAATCTCGCTTCACCAAACGACGGTTCGCGAAGATTCTTTCACTGTGCCAATCTTTTGGGCCATTGCTTTATGCAGAATCAAATGCCGAGTTTTGCGGTCACGTGGTATTTGCGAGCTCTCGAATCCTCCGAACTGAGTGATGATGAGAAGCAGGGCCTTTGGTACGAATTGGCACTTGCGTATGACGCTGAACGCGATGCGGCCAACTCGGCAAAATACTTCGAGATGGTGTACGCAGAAAATGTGGATTTTCGTGACGTCGCCCAAAGGGTCAAGAACATTTATATCAGTCACTAA
- a CDS encoding thiamine phosphate synthase: MNCHNEPITCLITDGTLTPADFDLKKSCVLDAIKTAVDAGVNIIQIRERQITARMLFELTLEAVPIVKGAKALLFINDRADIAAAAGADGVHLTSTSLDSVEIRKAFGGYLLVGISTHTADEVLKAKEDGADYIVFGPVFPSPGKGEPVGLDALSAVCETAGNIPVLALGGIDNDNWRSAVSVGASGFAAIRLFAGFSDATELASALKV, translated from the coding sequence GTGAATTGCCATAATGAACCGATAACCTGTCTTATTACTGACGGAACTCTAACACCGGCGGATTTTGATCTAAAAAAGTCGTGCGTACTGGATGCGATCAAAACTGCCGTCGATGCCGGCGTCAATATCATACAGATCCGCGAAAGGCAGATCACCGCCCGGATGTTGTTCGAATTGACGCTCGAGGCTGTTCCGATCGTAAAAGGTGCCAAGGCCTTACTCTTTATCAATGACCGTGCTGACATCGCGGCAGCAGCGGGAGCGGACGGCGTACATTTGACGAGTACGTCACTTGACTCCGTTGAAATTCGAAAAGCCTTTGGCGGTTATCTATTGGTCGGGATCTCGACGCATACTGCCGACGAAGTATTAAAAGCAAAGGAAGATGGGGCGGACTACATCGTGTTCGGCCCGGTATTTCCCTCACCCGGCAAAGGCGAGCCTGTCGGACTCGATGCGTTGAGTGCGGTTTGCGAGACGGCGGGCAATATTCCGGTCTTAGCGTTAGGTGGAATAGACAATGATAACTGGCGTTCGGCCGTGTCGGTAGGTGCATCCGGATTTGCCGCCATCAGGCTTTTTGCCGGATTTTCCGACGCGACAGAATTGGCGTCTGCCCTGAAGGTATGA
- the thiD gene encoding bifunctional hydroxymethylpyrimidine kinase/phosphomethylpyrimidine kinase, protein MSELQSKQPVCLSIAGLDPSGGAGIIADIKAFRAFGCFGTAAVSSITFQNTTGVFGALHQTADAVRDQVQPVIDDMSVAAVKTGMLPTDEVILETARLITQNGLKNVVVDPVVRSTSGFDLIDEKALRSVIERLFPIADIVTPNVPEAERITGLVIRTESDVSDAATAMRSMGARNVLIKGGHFGEERGLGRIARDFLFLGETLHRIDGEYYDTTATHGTGCILAASIAANLALDKELLESVQTAKQFVADAIRTAPNLGKGNSPINI, encoded by the coding sequence ATGAGCGAACTTCAAAGTAAGCAGCCCGTATGCCTTTCGATCGCCGGCCTTGACCCTTCGGGCGGCGCCGGTATCATCGCGGACATCAAGGCGTTTCGTGCGTTTGGATGTTTCGGAACTGCAGCGGTCTCGTCTATCACGTTTCAAAATACAACCGGTGTATTCGGGGCACTCCACCAGACGGCCGACGCTGTGCGCGATCAGGTTCAACCGGTGATCGATGATATGTCGGTGGCGGCAGTTAAGACCGGTATGCTCCCCACCGATGAAGTCATCCTCGAGACCGCCCGGTTGATCACTCAAAACGGGCTTAAGAACGTCGTGGTCGACCCCGTCGTCCGGTCCACTTCAGGGTTTGATCTAATTGATGAAAAAGCCTTGCGGTCGGTGATCGAACGGCTTTTTCCGATCGCGGATATCGTCACGCCAAACGTGCCCGAGGCCGAAAGGATAACAGGGCTAGTGATACGGACAGAGTCCGACGTCAGCGATGCTGCTACGGCAATGCGTTCGATGGGTGCAAGAAATGTACTGATAAAGGGCGGGCACTTTGGCGAAGAACGCGGCCTTGGAAGGATCGCCCGAGACTTTTTGTTTTTAGGCGAGACACTTCATCGAATCGACGGTGAGTATTATGATACGACCGCGACGCACGGGACCGGATGCATACTCGCCGCATCGATCGCGGCGAATCTGGCTCTCGACAAAGAGCTTTTAGAATCTGTGCAAACCGCAAAGCAGTTTGTCGCCGATGCTATCCGCACCGCGCCAAATCTGGGCAAGGGAAACTCACCGATCAATATTTAA
- a CDS encoding chlorite dismutase family protein produces the protein MEIVNFQKEPVDAGLRLVPEPADQFDIVKLEQQFVNFVFFKVDPGWRKLEADAKAKYKARFVEAFDSYRPDLLLFSYSLVGFDSNADLMFWRIGDSLDRLQEMTVALNRTELGGYLSASDNYLSVTRSRMFVADSSEDRNHVLAGQSKYHFFYPCSKQKEWHEMPAAERDAMIEESFMVGKRFPNIRIHMTHAIGFSDKEYLISFETDEPRDFLALAAELRETAGSKFTREGLPVYTCRQRTLLECLDALG, from the coding sequence ATGGAGATCGTCAATTTTCAAAAAGAGCCGGTGGACGCCGGATTGCGGTTGGTGCCTGAACCGGCGGATCAGTTTGATATCGTCAAACTCGAACAACAGTTTGTTAACTTTGTATTCTTTAAGGTAGATCCCGGTTGGCGTAAGCTAGAGGCCGACGCTAAAGCGAAATATAAGGCTCGATTCGTTGAGGCCTTTGACAGCTATCGCCCGGATCTATTGCTCTTTAGCTACTCGCTGGTCGGATTTGATTCCAACGCCGACCTGATGTTTTGGCGAATTGGCGACTCGCTTGACCGATTACAGGAGATGACCGTCGCTCTTAATCGTACAGAACTGGGTGGGTATCTTTCGGCTTCGGACAATTATTTGTCGGTCACGAGATCTCGAATGTTCGTTGCCGACTCGTCCGAAGATCGCAATCACGTGCTCGCGGGCCAATCGAAATACCATTTCTTTTATCCCTGCTCGAAGCAGAAAGAGTGGCACGAAATGCCCGCCGCGGAGCGAGACGCGATGATCGAAGAGAGTTTTATGGTCGGAAAGAGATTTCCGAACATTCGGATCCATATGACCCACGCCATCGGCTTTAGCGATAAAGAGTATCTGATCTCATTCGAAACGGATGAACCGCGCGATTTTTTGGCTCTTGCCGCCGAATTACGAGAGACGGCCGGAAGTAAATTTACGCGGGAGGGATTGCCGGTATACACCTGCCGGCAACGGACGCTCTTAGAGTGTTTGGACGCTCTCGGTTAA
- a CDS encoding acylphosphatase, which yields MTIARRFFISGEVQGVGYRFFAQRSAARYQVRGYIRNLADGRVEALVEGSEKAVNSFRADLAAGPINARVGPIEELVLDPCGLYSAFRIEK from the coding sequence ATGACGATAGCACGACGATTCTTTATCAGCGGCGAGGTTCAGGGTGTCGGGTACAGGTTTTTTGCCCAGCGCAGCGCTGCGCGGTATCAGGTGCGCGGATATATTAGGAATCTGGCGGATGGCCGGGTCGAGGCTCTGGTCGAGGGAAGCGAAAAGGCAGTCAATTCGTTTCGAGCGGACCTTGCCGCCGGGCCGATAAATGCAAGGGTCGGGCCGATCGAGGAGTTGGTCCTGGATCCTTGCGGACTTTATTCAGCATTCAGGATCGAAAAATAA
- a CDS encoding adenine phosphoribosyltransferase, whose product MEHLRKLIREVPDFPKAGINFYDITTLLKDPDGLANTVEAMYGLCGDEKIDTVIGVESRGFIFAPPLAIRLNAGFVPVRKPKKLPAEKVSIAYDLEYGQDTLEVHKDAVGEGHRVLIVDDLLATGGTARAVIDLVEGLGGVVAGLLFVIELDFLKGRDKFAGYDVRSLMRYDS is encoded by the coding sequence ATGGAACATTTACGAAAGTTAATACGAGAGGTGCCCGACTTTCCCAAGGCGGGTATCAATTTTTATGACATTACGACGTTGCTTAAGGATCCGGACGGCCTGGCGAATACGGTCGAAGCAATGTACGGCCTATGTGGCGACGAAAAGATCGACACTGTTATCGGCGTCGAATCACGGGGCTTCATATTTGCGCCGCCGCTCGCCATTAGGCTAAATGCCGGTTTTGTGCCGGTGCGCAAGCCCAAAAAGCTGCCCGCCGAAAAGGTGTCGATCGCGTACGATCTCGAATACGGTCAGGACACGCTTGAAGTCCACAAGGATGCCGTTGGCGAAGGCCACCGAGTTTTAATCGTCGATGACCTGCTTGCGACCGGCGGGACCGCGCGTGCCGTGATCGATCTCGTTGAGGGCCTTGGCGGAGTGGTTGCCGGATTGTTGTTCGTTATCGAACTCGATTTCTTAAAGGGCAGGGACAAGTTTGCCGGATATGACGTTCGGTCGCTGATGCGTTATGATTCTTAA
- a CDS encoding NAD(P)H-hydrate dehydratase encodes MQYVLTAEQMREVDRKTVERFGIPSIVLMENAAQAAARIIIERLGGSVRANSILLLCGKGNNGGDGAAIARLLAMAGANVDVFLFGEIEDTVGDARTNFEICKRLNDAEYRDDVVYWQPMRWTYRNEGGGINFIEITDKETFYEMLSEGWELGWVALVDAICGTGLNGELRGMVGEITEQLSKWDKYQIKGLGDCLPIFSIDMPSGLRSDHADADGPHLRASVTITFTAPKPAQVLPPASNAIGELIVVDIGSPSVLLESLEVNLFLADESDAVEWLEECKFQGDSYKNKRGHALLIAGSDNYSGAAVLCGNAAMRSGAGLVTIATPKSSKDSVAARVLPEVMVRGVAETKSGSLAESAFEEIGDLLEKADAVAIGSGISQDESTHRFVQKVITNRNRPVIVDADALNLLSPALNSWEPANESGGALILTPHEGEFMRLLGTDDKALIKDRVEAVRDFAVRHSVILVLKGERVLIGAPDGRVVVNPTGNSGLGKAGNGDTLTGILTGFAAQAVKNEIDMFSTVVAAVYIAGMAGDVAEQKYGKRVMTASDVRECLVEVFGRLAAK; translated from the coding sequence ATGCAGTATGTCTTGACCGCAGAACAAATGCGAGAGGTCGATCGAAAGACGGTCGAACGATTCGGTATTCCGTCGATAGTTCTGATGGAAAATGCCGCCCAGGCGGCGGCGCGTATCATTATAGAAAGGCTGGGCGGATCGGTTCGGGCCAATTCGATACTGTTACTCTGCGGCAAGGGGAATAATGGTGGCGACGGTGCTGCTATCGCCAGGTTACTCGCAATGGCCGGGGCTAATGTTGACGTATTTCTCTTCGGCGAGATCGAGGATACGGTCGGTGATGCCAGAACAAATTTTGAGATCTGCAAAAGGCTCAACGATGCCGAATATCGGGATGACGTAGTTTATTGGCAGCCGATGCGGTGGACGTACCGAAACGAGGGCGGCGGTATCAACTTCATAGAGATCACGGATAAAGAGACTTTCTATGAAATGCTTAGTGAAGGTTGGGAACTTGGTTGGGTCGCCTTGGTCGATGCGATATGCGGAACCGGCCTAAACGGTGAACTTAGGGGAATGGTTGGGGAAATAACGGAACAGTTGTCCAAATGGGACAAATATCAGATCAAAGGACTTGGCGACTGTTTGCCCATTTTTTCGATCGATATGCCATCAGGGTTGCGTTCGGATCACGCCGATGCAGACGGCCCGCACCTTCGGGCTTCGGTCACCATCACATTTACTGCGCCCAAACCCGCTCAAGTACTGCCGCCCGCCTCGAATGCGATCGGCGAGTTGATCGTTGTAGATATCGGATCGCCATCGGTACTGTTGGAGAGTCTGGAAGTGAACCTTTTTCTGGCAGATGAATCAGATGCCGTTGAATGGCTCGAAGAATGCAAATTTCAGGGCGATTCGTACAAAAACAAACGCGGCCACGCATTGTTGATCGCAGGCTCGGACAACTATTCGGGTGCGGCGGTGCTGTGCGGTAACGCGGCGATGCGTTCGGGCGCCGGGCTAGTGACGATAGCGACGCCGAAGAGTTCCAAAGACTCGGTCGCAGCGCGCGTGCTGCCGGAGGTGATGGTACGCGGGGTGGCTGAGACCAAAAGTGGATCACTCGCCGAGTCGGCGTTTGAAGAGATCGGCGATCTGCTTGAAAAGGCCGATGCTGTCGCTATCGGAAGCGGAATATCGCAGGATGAAAGCACGCACAGGTTTGTTCAGAAAGTGATCACGAACCGTAATCGTCCGGTGATCGTTGATGCCGATGCCTTAAACTTGCTGTCGCCGGCTTTGAATAGCTGGGAGCCTGCAAACGAAAGCGGCGGTGCCTTGATATTGACGCCCCACGAAGGCGAATTTATGCGCTTGCTTGGCACGGACGACAAGGCGTTGATCAAAGACCGTGTCGAAGCCGTTCGTGATTTTGCAGTCCGGCATAGCGTTATACTTGTTTTGAAAGGTGAACGCGTTTTGATCGGTGCCCCGGACGGCAGGGTCGTGGTCAATCCAACAGGGAATTCCGGACTAGGTAAGGCCGGCAACGGTGATACTTTGACCGGCATTCTCACCGGATTTGCAGCACAGGCCGTAAAAAATGAGATAGATATGTTTTCCACTGTCGTCGCCGCCGTCTATATTGCCGGAATGGCGGGAGATGTGGCTGAGCAAAAATACGGCAAGCGTGTAATGACAGCGTCCGACGTGCGGGAGTGTCTGGTCGAGGTCTTCGGCCGATTAGCCGCAAAATAG
- the tsaE gene encoding tRNA (adenosine(37)-N6)-threonylcarbamoyltransferase complex ATPase subunit type 1 TsaE: MSTTKTICPTPEMSFELGQELGRGLRSGDVVLLEGGLGAGKTLFTKGIVNALGYDVDEVTSPSFAIVNLYELPEIDVYHVDLWRLDPGLDIYTAIGLDEILDSDRALTIIEWPERLAQSPVGSGVINVKIEGDGDEPRTITIDR, from the coding sequence ATGTCAACGACTAAAACCATCTGCCCGACACCTGAGATGTCGTTCGAATTAGGGCAAGAGCTTGGCCGCGGCCTCCGTTCCGGTGATGTTGTATTGCTCGAGGGAGGACTCGGTGCGGGCAAGACCCTGTTTACCAAGGGAATTGTAAATGCTCTTGGGTACGATGTCGATGAAGTGACAAGTCCGAGTTTTGCGATCGTAAATCTATATGAACTCCCTGAGATAGATGTCTATCACGTCGATCTGTGGAGGCTTGATCCCGGCTTGGATATCTACACGGCGATCGGATTGGATGAGATATTGGACAGCGATCGAGCTTTAACGATCATCGAGTGGCCTGAGCGACTCGCTCAAAGCCCCGTTGGATCAGGAGTCATTAACGTAAAGATCGAAGGTGATGGCGACGAACCACGGACCATAACTATCGACCGTTAG